The region GTTATCCGGTGGGCGCCTCCGGCACCCGCACGCTGTCTGCAGCGGCAGCGGCCACCGATAGCGTGTTCGCCTGCCCCACCAACGATCTGGCCCGTGACCTCAGCGCCGGCGCGCCCGTCTACGCTTACGAATTCCGCGACCGCAGCGCACCGATCAGTGTGCCCACCACCGCCGGAATTCCCAGCTACGGGGCCTACCACGCCGCCGAACTGCCCAGCATCTTTGACGCTCCGGCCAGCCTGGGCGACCCGGCCAAATTTACGCCGCAGCAGGCCCAGCAGGCCCTCGCCATGCGCACCTACTGGGCCAACTTCGCCAAGACAGGCAACCCCAACGGCGCCGGCCTGCCGCAGTGGCCCGGCCTGAAACGCAGTGGCGCTCCGGTCGCCACCTTCCAGCCACAGGGCGTGGACACGACCGACGATTTCCGCAGCCTGCACCGCTGCGACACGGTCTGGCAGGACCTGTAATGATTGCCGTTGCCAACCGCATTCCGGTCAACCCCGAGCACGCCGGGGCATTCGAGGAGCGCTTTCTGAACCGCCCCGGTCAGGTGGAAGAGCGGCCTGGGTTCCTCGCCACCCATCTGCTGCGCCCCACCGCGCCGGGCCAGCCCTATACCGTGCTGACCTACTGGGAAAGCCGCGAGGCGT is a window of Deinococcus sp. Marseille-Q6407 DNA encoding:
- a CDS encoding antibiotic biosynthesis monooxygenase family protein is translated as MIAVANRIPVNPEHAGAFEERFLNRPGQVEERPGFLATHLLRPTAPGQPYTVLTYWESREAFEAWRQSPSFKEGHKGGRTLPEGTLAGRNELEIWEVFGRSGNLL